A genomic region of Elusimicrobiota bacterium contains the following coding sequences:
- a CDS encoding PAS domain S-box protein, which produces MLNARSERRRLEDKFFIAAFEESREAIVALDAGKKIYTVSRGAEEILGLTRQELVGRLWGDFMAGGEAQRLFGEGAPGVLRNYATALRINKQQNMPVQLTLEALIEPGQNQPLGYLIWVMPPAGPDLNLEHKILRETFLRLQRLGTLGQIAASFAHQMRSPLQIIQSSAEFALEFCSPSPKLKENLDSIAKSTERLSKMTAALLNMAKSGACRLERGSLVNVIEAALLPIEPAVKKQNIKIIKDFGPAPEILLDPYILQGALYNVLANAVEAMPSGGTLTIGLKSENQQLILNIQDTGPGIDAAILNQVGQPFLSTKETGTGLGVYIAKQIFEQHNARAAWSSEQSRGTSVIVAFPGLQP; this is translated from the coding sequence ATGCTTAACGCGCGATCGGAACGACGGCGCCTGGAGGATAAGTTTTTCATCGCCGCTTTTGAAGAATCACGGGAAGCCATTGTGGCGCTCGACGCCGGGAAAAAAATTTATACGGTCAGCCGCGGCGCCGAGGAAATTTTGGGATTGACTCGTCAGGAGCTCGTGGGCCGGCTTTGGGGCGACTTCATGGCCGGCGGCGAAGCCCAACGCCTCTTCGGCGAAGGCGCCCCCGGCGTTTTGAGAAATTACGCCACCGCGCTGCGCATCAATAAACAACAAAACATGCCCGTCCAACTGACGCTCGAAGCGTTGATCGAACCGGGACAAAACCAGCCGCTGGGCTACTTGATCTGGGTCATGCCTCCGGCGGGACCCGATTTGAATCTTGAACATAAAATCCTCCGAGAAACTTTTTTAAGGCTTCAACGTTTGGGCACCTTGGGCCAAATCGCAGCCTCATTCGCGCATCAGATGCGCTCGCCGCTTCAAATCATCCAGTCCAGCGCGGAATTCGCCCTGGAATTTTGCTCGCCCTCTCCTAAACTCAAAGAAAACCTGGACAGCATCGCAAAAAGCACGGAACGGTTGAGCAAAATGACGGCCGCGCTCTTAAATATGGCCAAATCCGGCGCTTGCCGGCTGGAACGCGGATCATTGGTGAATGTCATTGAGGCGGCTCTTCTGCCCATTGAACCGGCGGTAAAAAAACAAAACATCAAAATCATCAAAGACTTCGGGCCGGCGCCTGAAATCCTTCTGGACCCCTATATTCTTCAAGGGGCCCTGTACAATGTGCTGGCCAATGCCGTGGAAGCCATGCCCTCAGGCGGAACTCTGACTATCGGCCTTAAATCAGAAAATCAACAATTGATCCTGAACATTCAAGATACGGGTCCGGGCATCGATGCAGCGATTCTGAATCAAGTGGGTCAGCCGTTCTTGAGCACCAAAGAAACGGGGACGGGGCTGGGCGTCTATATCGCCAAACAAATTTTTGAGCAGCACAACGCCCGGGCCGCCTGGTCCAGCGAACAGAGCCGGGGGACTTCGGTCATCGTCGCTTTTCCGGGGCTTCAACCATGA